In Rickettsia endosymbiont of Lasioglossum villosulum, the DNA window AATATCAACTACCGTCCCATCTTCTAAGAATGGCATATCCTCTTCTGGCACAATACGTGAAATAACACCTTTATTTCCGTGTCTTCCTGCCATCTTATCACCAGGTTGTAATTTATGCTTAGTTGCAATAAATACTTTTACAACTTTTAAAGCACCTTGAGGTAAATCATCTCCGCTTTGTAATTTTTCTACCTTAGTAGCGAACCTTTTATTAAGAGCTTCTTTTTTGCCATCATAATGACCTTTTAGCTGTTCTATTTCGTTCATTACATTTGCATCTTCAACAGTAAACTGCCAAAGTTGTCCTTTAGATAAACCTTTTAATATTTCGCTTGTAATAGTTTGCCCAGTCTTTACTGTCTTAGGACCATTAATACTTATCTGTCCTACTAAAAGCTTCTCAAGCCAACTAAATACAAAATGCTCGATAATTTCTAATTCATCATCACGGTCTTTTGCTAATTTCTCAATTTGTTGTTTTTCAATAGCAATAGCACGCTGATCTTTTTCAACACCTCGACGAGAGAATACTCTTACTTCTACTACCGTTCCGCTAACCCCGGAAGGAACATGCAGCGATGAATCTTTCACATCAAAAGCTTTTTCTCCAAAAATAGCTCTCAGTAATTTTTCCTCAGGAGTAATAGGTGATTCACTTTTCGGCGTTACTTTCCCTACTAAAATATCTCCTGCTTTTACTTCTGCACCTACGTAAATTATTCCGACTTCATCTAAATGACGCAGAGCTTCCTCGCTTACGTTCGGTATATCACGAGTAATTTCTTCCGGACCAAGGCGAGTATCTCTTGCTATTACTTCAAACTCTTCAATATGAACAGAAGTAAAGACATCTTCTTTTACTATTCGTTCTGATATTAGAATTGAATCTTCAAAATTGTATCCATTCCAAGGCAAGAAAGCGACTAAAACATTTCTGCCTAAAGCAATTTCACCATTATCGGTACTAGGTCCATCAGCTATAATATCATTCTTCTTAACATAATGACCAACCTTAACTAAAGGCTTTTGATTGATACAAGTATTATGGTTAGATTTTTGGAATTTTAATAAGTTATAAATATCAACTGAAGGGGCACTTTCGGTTTTTTGACCAATAGCTCTAATTACAATTCTATTTGAATCTACTTGTTCAACTATACCATCATTTAATGCAAGTACAGATGCTCCAGAATCTTTTGCTACCACTCCCTCAACTCCTGTACCTACAAAAGGTGCATCGGTTTTAATTAAAGGAACCGCTTGCCTTTGCATGTTTGATCCCATCAAAGCACGGTTAGCATCATCATTTTCTAAGAACGGTATAAGAGAAGCTGCAACAGATACAACCTGCATAGGCGTTACATCAATGAAGTCTACTTCATGTGGCTCTACCATTACAAAATTGCCACCTTCAACTCGGCAATTAATAAATTCGCCCTGCAATACTCCATCTTTATCAACCTTAGAATTTGCTTGACCGATCTTATACTTCCCTTCTTCAATAGCTGAAAGATATACTACTTCATCGGTTACATGTCCGTCTTTGACTTTTCTATATGGGCTTTCTATGAAACCATGCTTATTTATTCTAGCATAAGTTGCCATAGAGTTAATTAGTCCGATATTTTGACCTTCAGGTGTTTCAATAGGACAAATACGACCATAGTGAGTTGGGTGCACGTCACGCACTTCAAAACCTGCTCTATCACGACTAAGACCACCAGGACCTAATGCTGATAATCTTCTTTTATGAGTTATTTCAGACAATGGATTTGTTTGATCCATAAATTGGGATAATTGCGAAGTGCTGAAAAATTCCTTTATTACTGAAACCAAAATTTTAGAATTCACTAAATCGTGAGGCATTACTGTATCAATATCACCTGCCGACATTCTTTCAACCACTGACTTTTCCATCCGGACAAGACCTATTCTGAATTGATTTTCTATCAATTCACCAACCGATCTAACTCTTCTGTTACCTAAGTGATCAATATCGTCTATAATCCCTTTGCCATCTTTAAGCTCTACTAAAACTCTTAATATATTTTTTATATCATCTGTAGTTAAAACAGTAGTTTCATCAGAGATATTTAGTTCTAACCTTGAATTCATTTTTATTCGACCTACTTCTGAAAGATCATATCTTTCAGGGTCAAAGAATAAATTATAAAATAAACTTTCAGCAGCTTCAATATTAGCAGGTTCGCCAGGTCTTAATACTCTAAAAATATCAAATAATGCTGATTCACGATCCTGGTTTTTATCAGAAAATAAAGTATTTCTTATATATGGACCGGATTGAGGATTAATTACTAGTACGCTAATATTTTTAATTTTCAGATCACTAATTACACTAAGTAACTCAACAGTAACCATTTCGCCGATTTTTGCTAATACTTCACCGCTTTCAGGATCTTTTAAATCCTCAGATAAATATTTACCAATTAAAGCTTCATGAGATACTAAAATATTATTAAGCCCTTCCCCAGCATATTTTTTAGCTAAACGAGGAGTAATTTTTTGTCCTGCTTTAAGTAAAACATTTCCTGTATCAGCATCTATTAAATCACTTGTTAATCTATGTGCAGTAATATGGCTAGGCATAAATTTAACTGCCCATCCCTTATTTTTAACCACTTTATAATTTACTGAATCATAATAAAATTTTATAATTTCCTCTGTGCTCATGCCTATTGCTTTAAGCAAAGTAGTAGCATAAAGTTTTCTTTTTCTATCTATTCTAAAATAAATAATATCTTTAGTATCAAACTCTAAATCAAGCCATGATCCTCTATATGGAATAACACGTGCAGAATATAAAAGTTTTCTAGAAGAGTGAACTTTGCCCTCATCATGATAGAAAAACACCCCAGGTGAGCGATGCATTTGCGATACAACTACCCTTTCTGTACCATTAATAATAAAAGTACCATTTTTAGTCATTAATGGGATGTTACCCATATATACTTGTTGTTCTTTGATACCTTTAATCTCTCGGCTACCAGTATCTTCGTCTATATCCCAAATACTTAACCTTAAGGTTACCTTAAGAGAAGAATCATAACTTAAGCTTCTTTGAGTGCATTCCTCTACATCATATTTTGGAGTATCAAATTCATGTTTAACGAATTCTAAGTTAGCAATATTAGAAGGATCAGAGATAGGAAAAATTGAATTTAATATAGATTGTAAGCCTTTATTTTTTCTTTCGGAATCTTTTGTATCTAGCTGTAGAAAATTTTTTTCATATGAATTTTTTTGAATCTCAATTAAATTCGGTATATCTGCTACTAAATTTATATGACCAAAATTTTTTCTTACTCTTTTATTATGTGACAAGGGTTGTACTTCAATATTATCCCTTAATGAAACCATATAATCTCCTGACTGATAAAAAATTAACTATCAACATTGAAGTTAATAGTTAAAGAAACTTAAATAGACTTATTATTAAACTTTATTAACGCAAGCATTATGATAAGATTTTATAAAATCTTGTCTTAATACTGGAAAAACAAGGAAAATAATAGCTTAAGGTGGCTTTTGCTATCATTTTTATACTGTAAATCTTTTTAATATAACTTACGGTAAATCTTCACTTATAATTAAGGACAAGTCTTACTAGAGTCCTAATCTTTTTAGTCGAATTTAAGATTAAATTCTTATCTTAAATCTGCATCATTAACTTTTAATTTTTAATGCTTAGAGTTTAAGTTATTAACGTAAATACGGTTTTACAGTTTCATAACTTAACTACATTAACTAAAATTTTTGTTAAATGAAGATAATTTTGATAAAAATTTTTAATGGTAATTTTTAACTTAGCGTTAACTACTAGAAATTACTAACAAATCACTTTATAAAAAAGTAATTCATTAACAAAATAGCTAAAAGCCTTATTTAAATTTAACTACTAAAATAAGGCTTTTAAAAATTCTAATAAGCAATTTTAAATTTTATATTAACGTAAAAAATTTATTATAAAAATAAAATTACTTTAATTCTACTTTTGCTCCAGCAGCTTCTAATTTGCTTTTAATTTCTTCTGCTTCTGCTTTTTTCACATTACTCTTAATTGGCTTTGGAGCTTCATCAACTAATTTTTTAGCTTCAATTAAACCAAGACCTGTAATTTCTTTTACAATTTTAATTACTTCCACTTTTTTATCACCACTAGCAGCTAAAACTACTTCAAAATTAGTTTTTTCAGCAGCTGCTTCAGCAGCAGGAGCGGCGGCAGCGGCGGCAGCTGCTACAGCTACAGGTGCTGCTGCAGATACACCCCATTTTTCTTCTAACATTTTTACAAGCTCAGCTGCTTGCATTAATGTTAAAGATGATAATTGTTCTTCAATTTTAGCTAAATCTGCCATAATTTTTTCCTTTTTACTTTTATATATTATTATCTGAATTAATTTTTACTAGCATTTGCTTGTACTACCCTGGCTAAGCTTGAAGACGGTGCTTGTAAAACGCCTGCAATCTTAGTAGCCGGAGCTTGTAATAACCCAACAATTTTACTTCTAAGCTCATTTAATGAAGGTAACTTAGAAAGTTCTTTTATTGAATGTTCATTTAATACTTGTTTATCGACTATACCGCCAACAATCTTAAGATTTTCATTGCTTTTAGCAAAATTAACTACTAACTTTGCCATTTCAACCGGTTCTTTAGAATAAACAATAGCGGTAGGACCCGAAAATAAGCTTACGATATCATCAAGACCTGCTTTATTTGCTGCTATTTTTGCTAAAGTATTTTTTACAACTTTAAAACCTGCATCCTTAGACTTAAGAGACTCCCTAAGTGAATTGACTTCACTAACAGTTAATCCGTGATAATGAGCAACGATTACAGATGGTGAATCTTTATAAATACTTGCTATTTCTTCTACAACTTCCGGTTTTTCTGATCTTAACACTCTATTAATTCTCCTTGTTACAACACTTGAGATGTTTCTATATTTTTCTTAATAACTTATTATTTATTAAGATAGCTATTTTTTTATACTTTATTAGTCTACTTACAAAAATTTAGATTAATATTTGAAGTTTTACTTTAAGCTATATTTATAAAATTTAGTACAAATAAGTTTAATATATATTAGACTTTGCATAAATCAATAAGTTAGATAGCTAAAAAATATAGACTCAAATGTATTATGCTATACTAGCTAAATCTATTTGTACTGATGCACCCATAGTAGAAGATAAATATATTGCTTTTAAATAACTTCCTTTCACTCCAGTAGGTTTTGCTTTAACTACTGCATCAATAAACGCTTTCAAATTTTTTAATAAATCTTGATCTGGAAAAGATAATTTTCCAAGACCTGCGTGAATTATACCTGCTTTTTCTGCTCTATATTCTACTTGACCGCTTTTAGCATTCTTAACAGCACCCTTAATATCTAATGTCACAGTCCCGAGTTTAGGATTCGGCATTAAACCTTTTGGTCCTAAAATTCTTGCAACTGAACCTATAGCTGCCATCATATCGGGAGTAGCTATACATACATCGAAATTGATCTTACCAGCTTTAATTTCATCAATAATATTGCTTGAGCCTACTAAATCTGCACCAGCAGCTTTAGCTTCTTCTTCTCTTTCCTCTTTACAAATAACGGCAACTCTTACAGTCTTACCTGTTCCTGCTGGTAAATTCACTACACCACGTACCATTTGATCAGAATGTCTTGGATCAATTCCAAGCTTCATAACTATTTCTAAGGTTGGATCAAATTTAACATAAGAAGCGGATTTTAATCTCTCAACCGCAGTTGTTAAATTATATAAACTATCCGATCTTACTTTAACGCGTGCTTCTCTTATTTTCTTACCGCCGCTAGATTTTATAGCAACATCTTTGTTATTTGACATAATAATTAATTCCCTACAACTTCAATTCCCATGGATGCTGCACTACCACAAATAATCTTTGTTGCAGCTTTAATATCTTTTGTATTTAAATCAGGCATTTTTAACTTTGCAATCTCACGGCAATCATCCATAGTGATTTTACCTACCACAGCTTCCTTTTTAGTAGCCCCAGATCCTTTGGTGACTTTAGCATATTTCTTTATAAGATGAGATGCCGGCGGTGTTTTAACTATAAAAGTAAAACTCTTATCTGCATATATAGTAATAACAGTTGGAAGAGGCGTCCCTTTTTCAATACCTTGTGTAACAGCATTAAAAGCTTTACAAAATTCCATGATATTAACTTTTCTTTGTCCAAGCGTTGACCCTATAGGAGGAGCAGGGGTAGCTTCACCAGCCTTTACATAAAAGTTAATATGACCTTCTATTTTTTTTTGTGCCATTTACGAATATCCTTCTTTTCTCTCTTAATCATAGCCTTAAA includes these proteins:
- the rplJ gene encoding 50S ribosomal protein L10, with translation MLRSEKPEVVEEIASIYKDSPSVIVAHYHGLTVSEVNSLRESLKSKDAGFKVVKNTLAKIAANKAGLDDIVSLFSGPTAIVYSKEPVEMAKLVVNFAKSNENLKIVGGIVDKQVLNEHSIKELSKLPSLNELRSKIVGLLQAPATKIAGVLQAPSSSLARVVQANASKN
- the rplK gene encoding 50S ribosomal protein L11, whose amino-acid sequence is MAQKKIEGHINFYVKAGEATPAPPIGSTLGQRKVNIMEFCKAFNAVTQGIEKGTPLPTVITIYADKSFTFIVKTPPASHLIKKYAKVTKGSGATKKEAVVGKITMDDCREIAKLKMPDLNTKDIKAATKIICGSAASMGIEVVGN
- the rpoB gene encoding DNA-directed RNA polymerase subunit beta, with the protein product MVSLRDNIEVQPLSHNKRVRKNFGHINLVADIPNLIEIQKNSYEKNFLQLDTKDSERKNKGLQSILNSIFPISDPSNIANLEFVKHEFDTPKYDVEECTQRSLSYDSSLKVTLRLSIWDIDEDTGSREIKGIKEQQVYMGNIPLMTKNGTFIINGTERVVVSQMHRSPGVFFYHDEGKVHSSRKLLYSARVIPYRGSWLDLEFDTKDIIYFRIDRKRKLYATTLLKAIGMSTEEIIKFYYDSVNYKVVKNKGWAVKFMPSHITAHRLTSDLIDADTGNVLLKAGQKITPRLAKKYAGEGLNNILVSHEALIGKYLSEDLKDPESGEVLAKIGEMVTVELLSVISDLKIKNISVLVINPQSGPYIRNTLFSDKNQDRESALFDIFRVLRPGEPANIEAAESLFYNLFFDPERYDLSEVGRIKMNSRLELNISDETTVLTTDDIKNILRVLVELKDGKGIIDDIDHLGNRRVRSVGELIENQFRIGLVRMEKSVVERMSAGDIDTVMPHDLVNSKILVSVIKEFFSTSQLSQFMDQTNPLSEITHKRRLSALGPGGLSRDRAGFEVRDVHPTHYGRICPIETPEGQNIGLINSMATYARINKHGFIESPYRKVKDGHVTDEVVYLSAIEEGKYKIGQANSKVDKDGVLQGEFINCRVEGGNFVMVEPHEVDFIDVTPMQVVSVAASLIPFLENDDANRALMGSNMQRQAVPLIKTDAPFVGTGVEGVVAKDSGASVLALNDGIVEQVDSNRIVIRAIGQKTESAPSVDIYNLLKFQKSNHNTCINQKPLVKVGHYVKKNDIIADGPSTDNGEIALGRNVLVAFLPWNGYNFEDSILISERIVKEDVFTSVHIEEFEVIARDTRLGPEEITRDIPNVSEEALRHLDEVGIIYVGAEVKAGDILVGKVTPKSESPITPEEKLLRAIFGEKAFDVKDSSLHVPSGVSGTVVEVRVFSRRGVEKDQRAIAIEKQQIEKLAKDRDDELEIIEHFVFSWLEKLLVGQISINGPKTVKTGQTITSEILKGLSKGQLWQFTVEDANVMNEIEQLKGHYDGKKEALNKRFATKVEKLQSGDDLPQGALKVVKVFIATKHKLQPGDKMAGRHGNKGVISRIVPEEDMPFLEDGTVVDIVLNPLGLPSRMNIGQVLETHLGWASVNLAKKIAGLVEEHKTKHASIEKIKKFLIELYGENINYILEKSDEEIIAFCNEAAKGVYFATPVFDGAKVEDVKDMLRLAGQDLSGQVKLIDGRTGEYFDRLVTVGQKYLLKLHHLVDNKIHSRSIGPYSLVTQQPLGGKSYFGGQRFGEMECWALQAYGAAYTLQEMLTVKSDDVNGRIKIYDSIVRGENNFESGIPESFNVMIKEFRSLCLNVKLEVTS
- the rplL gene encoding 50S ribosomal protein L7/L12, with the translated sequence MADLAKIEEQLSSLTLMQAAELVKMLEEKWGVSAAAPVAVAAAAAAAAPAAEAAAEKTNFEVVLAASGDKKVEVIKIVKEITGLGLIEAKKLVDEAPKPIKSNVKKAEAEEIKSKLEAAGAKVELK
- the rplA gene encoding 50S ribosomal protein L1, coding for MSNNKDVAIKSSGGKKIREARVKVRSDSLYNLTTAVERLKSASYVKFDPTLEIVMKLGIDPRHSDQMVRGVVNLPAGTGKTVRVAVICKEEREEEAKAAGADLVGSSNIIDEIKAGKINFDVCIATPDMMAAIGSVARILGPKGLMPNPKLGTVTLDIKGAVKNAKSGQVEYRAEKAGIIHAGLGKLSFPDQDLLKNLKAFIDAVVKAKPTGVKGSYLKAIYLSSTMGASVQIDLASIA